A window of Flavobacterium flavigenum contains these coding sequences:
- a CDS encoding MBL fold metallo-hydrolase, which translates to MKIYFLGTGTSQGIPIIGIDHPVCKSLDAKDKRLRVSIWITWDEHSYVVDCGPDFRQQMLSCGCRKLDAILFTHEHADHTAGLDDIRPYNFRQGEIPVYAHKRVIDNLKKRFDYVFETVNKYPGAPSVKTIEVINNKPFAIGDKMAVPINVMHGDLQVFGYRIDDFAYLTDVKTIDKTETEKLKNLKVLVVNALRVEPHDTHFNLQEALDFINLVKPEKAYLTHISHVLGFHEEVQKQLPENVFLAYDNLEITI; encoded by the coding sequence TTGAAGATTTATTTTTTAGGTACCGGTACTTCTCAAGGTATTCCCATTATTGGGATTGATCACCCTGTTTGCAAGAGTTTAGACGCTAAGGATAAAAGACTTCGTGTGTCGATTTGGATCACATGGGACGAGCATTCTTATGTAGTGGATTGCGGACCTGATTTCAGGCAGCAAATGCTTTCCTGCGGCTGTCGAAAACTTGATGCCATTTTATTTACACATGAGCATGCTGATCATACGGCGGGTTTAGATGATATTCGGCCTTATAATTTCAGGCAGGGGGAAATTCCCGTTTATGCCCACAAACGAGTGATTGATAATTTAAAAAAGCGTTTTGATTATGTTTTTGAAACAGTCAATAAATATCCAGGCGCACCAAGTGTAAAAACGATTGAAGTAATCAATAACAAGCCTTTTGCTATTGGAGATAAAATGGCTGTCCCGATAAATGTTATGCATGGTGATTTGCAGGTTTTTGGGTACAGAATCGATGACTTTGCTTATTTGACAGATGTAAAAACCATTGACAAAACGGAAACTGAAAAATTAAAAAACCTGAAAGTGCTGGTTGTGAATGCACTTCGCGTAGAACCTCATGATACGCATTTTAATTTGCAGGAAGCACTTGATTTTATCAATTTAGTGAAACCTGAAAAAGCTTATTTAACCCACATTAGCCATGTTTTGGGATTTCATGAAGAAGTTCAGAAACAGCTCCCTGAAAATGTTTTCCTGGCTTATGACAATTTAGAAATTACAATTTAA
- a CDS encoding alpha/beta hydrolase has protein sequence MNLSLEYKIQEPKVILDKNPLLLLLHGYGSNEADLFSFATELPDHYYVISARAPYDLQYGSYAWYAINFDADQNKFSNNEQAKISRDLIAKFIDELTLNYPIDANNVTLIGFSQGSILSYSVALSYPEKIQRVVAMSGYFNDEIIKEGYEKNDFKNLKIFASHGTVDQVIPIEWARKTPSILENLNIPATYKEYPVGHGVAPQNFFDFKNWLAE, from the coding sequence ATGAATTTATCTTTAGAATATAAAATACAAGAGCCAAAAGTAATTTTAGATAAAAATCCGTTATTGCTTTTATTGCACGGATATGGCAGTAACGAAGCCGATTTATTTTCGTTTGCAACAGAACTTCCGGATCATTATTATGTAATTTCTGCAAGGGCTCCTTATGATTTACAGTATGGATCATATGCCTGGTATGCAATCAATTTTGATGCCGACCAGAATAAGTTTTCTAACAACGAACAAGCAAAAATTTCAAGGGATTTAATTGCTAAATTCATTGATGAGTTGACATTAAACTATCCCATTGATGCTAATAATGTAACTTTAATCGGTTTTAGCCAGGGTTCTATTTTAAGTTATTCTGTTGCACTTTCATATCCTGAAAAAATTCAGCGTGTCGTTGCTATGAGCGGTTATTTTAATGATGAAATTATCAAAGAAGGTTACGAGAAAAACGATTTCAAAAATCTGAAAATATTCGCTTCTCACGGAACAGTCGATCAGGTAATTCCAATTGAATGGGCCAGAAAAACGCCTTCTATTTTAGAAAATTTAAATATCCCTGCTACTTATAAGGAATATCCTGTTGGGCATGGCGTGGCGCCTCAGAATTTCTTTGATTTTAAGAATTGGCTGGCTGAATAG
- a CDS encoding dihydroorotase has protein sequence MKIIIRSAKIIDSKSPFHNQTVDLLIADGLIEKIGTSILDIDDTTEVKFNNLHLSQGWFDSSVSFGEPGYEDRETIANGLNTAAKSGFTAIALQPNSYPVIDNQSQVNFVKNKANGFATELFPIGALTKASEGKDMAELFDMKKSGAIAFGDYNKSLGNANLLKIALQYVQDFDGLVIAYSQDANIKGNGVANEGIVSTRLGLKGIPNLAEELQIARNLFLLEYTGGKLHIPTISTAKSVELIKEAKAKGLKVTCSVSVHHLVLTDEKLEGFDTRFKVTPPLRSEADRKVLINAVLDGTIDMITSDHNPIDIEFKKMEFDTAKNGTIGLESAFGALLTVLPLETVILKLTSRNVFGLENNTIEEGSKANFTFFTPEGKSTFTKENILSKSKNSAFLGTEIKGSVYGILNQNQLVITK, from the coding sequence ATGAAAATAATCATCAGAAGCGCCAAAATTATCGATTCAAAAAGTCCGTTTCACAACCAGACTGTTGATCTTTTAATTGCAGATGGTTTAATAGAAAAAATAGGAACTTCCATTCTTGACATTGACGACACAACCGAAGTTAAGTTCAACAATTTACACCTTTCCCAAGGCTGGTTTGACAGCAGTGTTTCTTTTGGAGAGCCTGGTTACGAAGACAGGGAAACAATTGCAAACGGATTGAATACTGCAGCAAAAAGCGGATTTACAGCCATTGCTCTTCAACCAAACTCCTATCCTGTAATTGATAATCAATCGCAGGTAAATTTTGTAAAAAACAAAGCAAATGGTTTTGCCACAGAATTATTTCCTATTGGTGCTTTAACGAAAGCCAGCGAAGGAAAAGACATGGCCGAATTATTTGACATGAAAAAATCGGGAGCTATCGCTTTTGGAGATTATAATAAAAGTCTTGGCAATGCCAATCTGCTCAAAATAGCCTTACAATATGTACAAGATTTTGATGGTTTGGTAATCGCCTATTCACAGGATGCCAACATCAAAGGAAACGGAGTGGCAAATGAAGGCATTGTTTCAACAAGACTGGGGTTAAAAGGGATTCCGAATTTAGCCGAAGAATTACAAATCGCCCGAAACTTATTTTTATTGGAATATACAGGTGGTAAACTTCACATTCCAACCATCTCTACTGCAAAATCAGTCGAATTAATTAAAGAAGCTAAAGCAAAAGGCTTAAAGGTAACCTGCAGTGTTTCTGTACATCATTTAGTTTTAACAGATGAAAAACTGGAAGGTTTCGATACCCGCTTTAAAGTTACACCTCCATTACGAAGCGAAGCTGACAGAAAAGTTCTTATAAATGCTGTATTAGACGGAACAATCGACATGATTACTTCAGATCATAACCCGATTGACATTGAATTCAAAAAAATGGAATTTGATACTGCGAAAAATGGAACTATAGGTTTAGAAAGTGCTTTTGGCGCATTATTAACTGTTTTACCTTTAGAAACTGTAATTTTAAAACTAACTTCAAGAAACGTCTTCGGTTTAGAAAATAATACAATCGAAGAAGGCTCAAAAGCTAATTTTACCTTCTTCACTCCAGAAGGAAAATCAACTTTTACGAAAGAAAACATTCTTTCAAAGTCTAAAAATTCTGCTTTTTTAGGAACTGAAATCAAAGGTTCTGTGTACGGAATCTTAAATCAAAATCAACTTGTCATCACAAAATAA
- a CDS encoding vWA domain-containing protein, protein MHFKNPEILYFLFLLIVPILVHLFQLRRFKTSYFTNVRFLKELAVQTRKSSKIKKRLLLATRLLLLTCAIIAFAQPFFEAKDSKNASNEMYIVLDNSFSMQAKGKKGELLKRAVQELLENTPETAKFSLLTNTENLWNTDIKSAKSALQNLKYSATPFELSAITAKIKAHKSVHKKDIVIITDAVGLPEKEVKNIDFEEKPYFIIPEAEQKNNISIDSVFINQTLENFYEIGINLSAYGEDFKPVSIALYNQKKLIAKTIINFDAKKKKVNFTIPKEAFHGYVTIEDNGLAYDNKLFFSISKAKKTNVISIGEPEKNGFLSRIYTPAEFNYNNYPISALDYNSLEKQNTIILNELTEIPQALQTTLKAFVSKGGNLVIIPSEKSSVSNLNTFLGNFGKIQINSLKTASRLITKINFDHPLFSGVFENKITNFQYPKTNSSFDISSPYPAVLSYEDQSPFVTMIQNPVAGITVFSAPINSTNSNFQQSPLIVPLFYKMGQNNQKTGVNALTIGNNQPYFVDVLLSKDAILEVKGTEDSFIPIQQILNNKVKLTFNDFPDTAGNYSVYDKKEPVENLSFNYNRSESDLNQVNTNVVSDFKTADTISTIFNTLQTERTDSQIWKWFVIFALLFLALEMAIIKFVK, encoded by the coding sequence ATGCATTTTAAAAATCCCGAAATTCTATACTTTCTGTTCTTATTGATTGTGCCAATTTTGGTTCATTTATTTCAATTACGACGTTTTAAAACTTCCTATTTCACAAATGTCCGGTTTCTAAAAGAACTTGCGGTTCAGACCCGTAAAAGTTCAAAAATCAAAAAAAGGTTATTATTAGCTACACGTTTGTTACTATTGACATGTGCAATTATTGCTTTTGCCCAGCCTTTTTTTGAAGCAAAAGACAGTAAAAATGCCTCAAACGAAATGTACATTGTCCTGGATAATTCATTCAGTATGCAGGCCAAAGGAAAAAAAGGCGAATTATTAAAACGTGCTGTTCAGGAACTGTTGGAAAACACACCAGAAACTGCTAAATTTTCATTACTGACCAACACCGAAAATTTATGGAACACGGATATTAAATCGGCTAAAAGTGCGCTCCAGAATTTAAAATACAGTGCTACTCCATTTGAACTTTCAGCCATAACTGCAAAAATAAAAGCACACAAATCCGTCCATAAAAAGGATATTGTTATTATCACTGATGCTGTTGGTTTACCCGAAAAAGAGGTGAAAAATATTGATTTCGAAGAAAAACCGTATTTTATAATTCCGGAAGCAGAACAAAAAAACAACATTTCTATTGACAGCGTTTTTATCAATCAGACTTTAGAAAATTTCTACGAAATAGGAATCAACTTATCGGCATACGGTGAGGATTTTAAACCTGTTTCGATAGCATTGTACAATCAGAAAAAGCTAATTGCCAAAACAATTATTAACTTTGATGCGAAGAAAAAGAAGGTCAATTTTACAATTCCGAAAGAAGCCTTTCATGGTTATGTGACAATCGAAGACAACGGTCTGGCTTACGACAACAAACTTTTTTTCAGTATCTCGAAAGCTAAAAAGACAAATGTGATCAGTATCGGGGAACCAGAAAAAAACGGCTTTTTATCAAGAATTTATACTCCGGCAGAATTCAATTACAACAATTACCCAATCAGCGCTTTAGATTACAATAGCTTAGAAAAACAAAACACTATAATCCTGAATGAATTAACCGAAATTCCACAGGCTTTGCAGACGACTTTAAAAGCTTTTGTTTCAAAAGGCGGTAATCTGGTTATTATTCCTTCTGAAAAAAGTTCCGTTTCAAATTTAAATACTTTTTTAGGGAATTTTGGAAAAATTCAGATCAACAGTCTAAAAACAGCAAGCAGGCTGATTACGAAAATTAATTTTGATCACCCCTTGTTTTCAGGCGTTTTTGAGAATAAAATCACGAATTTCCAATATCCAAAAACCAATTCTTCTTTTGATATTTCCAGTCCATATCCGGCAGTTTTATCCTATGAAGATCAAAGTCCGTTTGTAACCATGATCCAAAATCCGGTTGCAGGAATTACGGTTTTTTCAGCACCAATAAACAGCACCAATTCTAACTTCCAGCAATCGCCGTTAATTGTTCCCTTATTTTATAAAATGGGGCAAAACAATCAAAAAACAGGCGTAAATGCTTTGACTATTGGCAATAATCAGCCTTATTTTGTGGATGTATTATTGAGCAAAGATGCGATTTTAGAGGTAAAAGGAACGGAAGATTCATTTATTCCGATTCAGCAGATCCTGAACAATAAGGTCAAATTAACTTTCAATGATTTCCCGGACACAGCCGGAAATTACAGTGTTTACGATAAAAAAGAACCAGTCGAAAACCTGAGTTTCAATTACAACCGAAGCGAAAGTGATTTGAATCAGGTAAATACAAACGTAGTTTCAGATTTTAAAACTGCCGATACGATTTCAACTATTTTTAATACACTGCAAACAGAACGAACTGACAGCCAAATTTGGAAATGGTTTGTTATCTTTGCATTGCTGTTTTTAGCATTAGAAATGGCCATCATTAAATTTGTAAAATAG
- a CDS encoding lactonase family protein, translating into MKKMYLILFSALVVTTSKAQNKFNLLVGTYTNTCESKGIYVYEFDANSGDFKLKKSSEGVVSPSYLSVSADNKFVYAVNENGKQSAVSAFSYNSKSGTIKLINKNDALGADPCHLINDSKNVITANYSGGNIAVFKKNADGSITEGQQLIQHEGKGPNEARQEKAHMHMVAFSPDKKFVLASDLGLDKIFIYKYNPGAAHEILKLKESVNVKAGSGPRHLTFSKDGKFVYLIQELDGTLTTFSYDKSGSLKKIAETSILAKNFKGGTGAAAIKISPDGKFLYVTDRVDANNISVYKILKNGSIQLVEQQSTLGKGPRDFAIDPTGNYLLVGHQYTNEIIVFKRDKTTGKLTNTGKKIELCSPVGLVFTKI; encoded by the coding sequence ATGAAAAAAATGTATTTAATACTATTTTCAGCTTTAGTAGTGACCACTTCAAAAGCTCAAAATAAGTTTAACTTGTTGGTAGGAACTTATACCAATACCTGCGAAAGCAAAGGAATTTATGTTTATGAGTTTGATGCTAATTCAGGAGATTTTAAATTAAAAAAATCTTCGGAGGGTGTTGTAAGTCCGAGTTATTTATCGGTTTCGGCAGATAATAAGTTTGTTTATGCTGTAAATGAAAACGGAAAACAAAGTGCAGTAAGTGCTTTTAGTTATAATTCTAAATCCGGCACAATAAAATTAATAAATAAGAATGATGCTTTGGGCGCCGATCCCTGTCATTTGATTAATGACAGCAAAAATGTAATTACGGCTAATTATTCCGGTGGGAATATTGCCGTATTTAAGAAAAATGCTGACGGAAGTATTACAGAAGGACAACAGCTTATCCAGCATGAAGGCAAAGGACCAAATGAAGCACGTCAGGAAAAAGCGCATATGCATATGGTTGCTTTTTCTCCGGATAAAAAGTTTGTTTTAGCCAGTGATTTAGGTTTAGATAAAATTTTTATCTATAAATATAATCCTGGTGCAGCACATGAAATTTTAAAATTAAAAGAAAGTGTAAATGTAAAGGCAGGAAGCGGACCAAGGCATTTGACTTTTAGCAAAGATGGTAAATTTGTTTATCTGATTCAGGAATTAGACGGAACCCTTACGACTTTTAGTTATGACAAAAGCGGAAGTTTAAAAAAGATTGCAGAAACAAGTATTCTTGCTAAAAATTTTAAAGGCGGTACAGGCGCAGCCGCAATTAAAATTTCACCAGATGGAAAATTTCTATATGTGACAGATCGTGTTGATGCGAACAATATTTCAGTTTATAAAATCCTTAAAAACGGCAGCATTCAATTGGTAGAACAACAAAGTACATTAGGAAAAGGCCCAAGGGATTTTGCTATTGATCCAACGGGGAATTATCTATTGGTTGGACATCAATATACGAATGAAATAATTGTTTTTAAAAGAGATAAAACTACAGGAAAGCTTACGAATACAGGAAAGAAAATAGAGTTATGTTCCCCTGTTGGACTGGTTTTTACTAAAATATAG
- a CDS encoding DEAD/DEAH box helicase, producing MSTFEKFNLPKSLQKAVDELGFVTPTPIQEKSFSVIMSGRDMMGIAQTGTGKTFAYLLPLLKLYKFTNTNTPKIVILVPTRELVVQVVEEVEKLTTYMSVKTLGIYGGVNINTQKKAVYEGVDILVGTPGRTMDLALDAVVRFDDTQKLVIDEFDEMLNLGFRPQLTSLLAMMKTKRQNILFSATMTDEVDDILNDYFDFPEEVTLAASGTPLEKITQITYNVPNFNTKVNLLKHLLETNESMSRILVFVNNKKISDMLFNRIDELFAGQFGVIHSNKSQNYRLSTMAEFQEGNLRGLITTDVMARGLDISNITHVINFEMPEEPELYMHRIGRTGRADATGTAISFVSPREEEFKIETELLMDQELEITDLPEEVEISAKLIEPEKDKQPIKFLMKKVKLEGDGAFHEKSKKNQKVNLGGPSKTKKKTHGSVNRNMLKTRNEKKKKK from the coding sequence ATGAGTACTTTCGAAAAATTCAATCTTCCAAAATCATTACAAAAAGCTGTTGACGAATTAGGATTTGTTACACCTACTCCTATTCAGGAAAAATCTTTTTCTGTAATTATGTCCGGCCGAGATATGATGGGAATTGCACAAACCGGAACCGGTAAAACATTTGCTTATTTACTCCCTCTTTTAAAATTATATAAATTCACCAATACCAATACGCCAAAAATCGTAATTCTGGTACCAACCCGCGAATTAGTAGTCCAGGTTGTGGAAGAAGTTGAAAAGTTAACCACCTATATGTCCGTTAAAACTCTGGGGATTTATGGTGGCGTAAACATCAATACTCAAAAAAAAGCGGTTTACGAAGGTGTTGACATTTTAGTGGGAACTCCGGGTCGTACGATGGATTTAGCGCTTGATGCTGTTGTTCGTTTTGATGACACCCAAAAACTGGTTATCGATGAATTTGATGAAATGCTGAATTTAGGCTTCAGACCACAGCTTACTTCGCTTTTAGCTATGATGAAAACCAAACGTCAGAATATCTTGTTCTCTGCAACGATGACAGATGAAGTTGACGATATTTTAAATGATTATTTTGATTTTCCAGAAGAAGTTACTCTTGCTGCTTCAGGAACACCGCTTGAAAAAATTACCCAGATTACCTATAACGTTCCGAATTTCAATACGAAAGTAAATCTGTTAAAACATTTATTGGAGACTAACGAAAGTATGAGCCGTATTTTAGTTTTCGTAAATAACAAAAAGATTTCGGATATGCTTTTCAATCGAATTGATGAGCTTTTTGCAGGGCAATTTGGTGTAATTCATTCTAATAAATCCCAAAATTATCGTTTGAGTACGATGGCCGAATTTCAGGAAGGAAATCTTCGTGGCTTAATAACAACCGACGTTATGGCAAGGGGTCTTGATATTTCTAACATCACACACGTAATTAATTTCGAAATGCCTGAAGAGCCTGAATTGTATATGCACCGAATTGGCCGTACAGGCCGTGCAGATGCAACGGGAACAGCCATTAGTTTTGTTTCTCCAAGAGAAGAAGAATTTAAAATCGAAACTGAACTTTTGATGGATCAGGAGCTTGAAATCACTGATTTGCCTGAAGAAGTTGAAATTTCAGCCAAACTAATCGAGCCTGAAAAAGACAAACAGCCGATTAAGTTTTTGATGAAAAAAGTAAAACTGGAAGGTGACGGGGCTTTTCACGAAAAATCTAAAAAGAACCAAAAAGTCAATCTGGGCGGACCTTCAAAAACAAAAAAGAAAACACATGGTTCTGTTAACAGAAATATGCTGAAGACAAGAAATGAGAAGAAGAAAAAAAAATAA
- a CDS encoding response regulator transcription factor, whose product MPKRIFIIEDDNMTIQILKYIFSKEGYEVIISKNGLDAIERIPEEKPDLVMTDILMPMKSGLEVIKFIKDNFTKTPVIALSSLGEEEATVLDAFKLGVDDFIAKPFSPNELLFRVKRYLK is encoded by the coding sequence ATGCCAAAAAGGATATTTATTATTGAAGATGATAACATGACCATACAGATATTAAAGTATATCTTTTCTAAAGAAGGGTACGAAGTTATTATTTCAAAAAACGGATTAGATGCTATTGAAAGAATTCCGGAAGAAAAGCCTGATTTGGTTATGACAGATATTTTAATGCCTATGAAATCGGGTCTTGAAGTTATAAAATTCATCAAAGACAACTTCACTAAAACACCTGTTATTGCTTTGTCTTCCCTGGGTGAAGAGGAAGCTACAGTTTTGGACGCTTTTAAATTAGGCGTTGACGATTTTATCGCTAAACCTTTTAGTCCTAACGAATTATTATTTCGGGTAAAAAGATATTTAAAATAA
- a CDS encoding DUF4838 domain-containing protein: MAQNSLHLANTKGQEVIIVSSDENTQKASVLLKTYLDQAFDNPFLIQNAKSENAENSKIILEVNQGSIGENDSFIIKSNEKNIYLIGSNEKTLRYAIYTLLETWGFRKYTAKDSFIPKLTEVTFPKNFHKTYKPSFEYRALFYPDCYDENFREWHKLDWHIDDFGIWGHSFYKLVSAKEYSKTNPDFFALYEGKRNTGSLCMTNDAVVKIVSKKMTDIISQNPNARFFSVSQNDDVVYCECDKCKALNEKHGGPQGSLYYFLNKIAAQFPKTKITTLAYLHTYQAPKNIKIKPNIYTIFCPIEMNRGKAIEETSDKNSFVNILNKWNTATENLYLWDYTVEFTNYLSPFPNFHAFSKNYKLYKQNKVKGLFVQGYADIAGDLYELRQYLLAKIIWDTDTDAEAVTNDFINGFYGDAAPFVKKYIELLIQNQEKSDRYLNIYTNPIESRNTFLSSEAMDQYDQLISQAEMVSKNKPVIVKRVLKLRLALEYVYFEQAKFYGKEAHGMFQKNGDSFSVKDHLEKRVQNFVQNCTDFGIYELNEEGLSPEEYSTQWNYIAQNNVVDHIGENLKYEFVTKPEPEFNLKKENGLQDGIKGYKDFNLNWTGWYGQNAEIIINCNNTDFNSLEFQCLEDQRHWIFPPSKIIIKGFKNQKWKTLKEKKESYLTENYDFTVKKYSFNSISFRNFDRIKVIIVPEQKLPAWRERKNKKPMLMIDEIILK, encoded by the coding sequence ATGGCTCAAAACTCCTTACATTTAGCAAATACGAAAGGACAGGAAGTGATTATTGTTTCTTCTGATGAAAATACTCAAAAAGCATCAGTTCTCTTAAAAACCTATCTGGATCAGGCTTTCGATAATCCATTTTTAATTCAGAATGCTAAATCAGAAAACGCTGAGAATTCAAAAATAATTCTTGAAGTTAATCAAGGAAGTATTGGTGAAAATGATTCGTTTATAATCAAAAGCAACGAAAAAAATATTTATCTGATTGGTTCGAATGAAAAAACGTTACGATACGCCATTTATACTTTACTGGAAACATGGGGTTTTAGAAAATACACTGCAAAAGACAGTTTTATTCCGAAGCTTACAGAAGTAACTTTTCCAAAAAACTTCCATAAAACTTATAAACCTTCTTTTGAATACCGGGCTTTATTTTATCCTGATTGCTACGATGAAAATTTTAGGGAATGGCACAAACTGGATTGGCATATCGATGATTTTGGTATTTGGGGACACTCCTTTTACAAATTAGTAAGTGCCAAAGAGTATTCCAAAACAAATCCAGACTTTTTTGCCCTTTATGAAGGTAAGAGAAATACCGGATCATTATGCATGACCAATGATGCTGTAGTCAAAATTGTTTCAAAAAAAATGACGGACATTATAAGTCAAAACCCTAATGCCCGTTTCTTTTCAGTAAGCCAAAACGATGATGTGGTTTATTGTGAATGTGATAAATGCAAAGCTTTAAACGAAAAACATGGGGGACCGCAAGGATCATTATATTATTTCCTGAACAAAATTGCAGCACAATTCCCAAAAACGAAAATTACAACTTTAGCATATCTTCACACTTATCAGGCTCCAAAAAACATAAAAATCAAGCCTAATATTTATACAATTTTTTGTCCAATAGAAATGAATCGCGGTAAAGCTATAGAAGAAACATCAGACAAGAACAGTTTTGTAAATATTCTCAACAAATGGAATACCGCAACAGAAAATTTGTATTTATGGGATTACACCGTTGAGTTTACCAATTATCTTTCCCCTTTTCCAAATTTTCATGCTTTTTCGAAAAACTACAAATTATACAAACAAAATAAGGTCAAAGGACTGTTTGTACAGGGCTATGCTGATATTGCCGGAGATTTATATGAATTACGACAATATCTTCTGGCAAAAATAATTTGGGATACTGATACTGATGCTGAAGCTGTCACGAATGATTTTATAAATGGATTTTATGGCGATGCGGCACCATTTGTTAAGAAATATATTGAATTACTTATTCAAAATCAGGAAAAAAGTGACCGTTATCTCAATATTTATACAAATCCAATAGAAAGCAGAAACACATTTCTATCATCTGAGGCAATGGATCAGTACGATCAGTTAATAAGCCAGGCAGAAATGGTTTCAAAAAACAAACCTGTAATTGTAAAGAGAGTTTTAAAACTGAGACTGGCATTAGAATATGTCTATTTCGAACAGGCGAAATTCTACGGAAAAGAAGCACACGGAATGTTTCAAAAAAATGGAGATTCATTTTCTGTCAAAGATCATCTGGAAAAAAGGGTTCAGAATTTTGTACAAAATTGTACTGATTTCGGAATTTATGAACTTAATGAAGAGGGCTTAAGTCCTGAAGAATATAGTACTCAATGGAACTACATCGCTCAAAACAATGTTGTCGATCATATAGGAGAAAACCTAAAATATGAATTTGTGACAAAACCCGAACCTGAATTCAACCTAAAAAAAGAAAATGGATTACAAGACGGGATAAAAGGTTATAAAGATTTTAATCTGAACTGGACAGGATGGTATGGCCAAAATGCCGAAATAATTATTAATTGCAATAATACAGATTTCAACTCGTTAGAATTTCAATGTCTGGAAGATCAGCGTCACTGGATTTTTCCACCCTCAAAAATTATTATAAAAGGATTCAAAAATCAGAAATGGAAAACTTTAAAGGAGAAAAAAGAATCATATTTAACTGAAAATTATGACTTTACTGTAAAAAAATACAGTTTTAACAGCATTAGTTTCCGTAATTTTGATAGAATCAAAGTCATTATAGTCCCCGAACAAAAATTACCTGCATGGCGCGAAAGAAAAAACAAAAAACCCATGCTGATGATAGATGAAATAATACTCAAATAA
- a CDS encoding YaiO family outer membrane beta-barrel protein, which yields MTGQEKIYSGDPDVSFAKARDLAFNNSRKQAQDTLLHILTKYPNYHDVREFLASTYAWDGDYKKARTEFQKILVKDQHRKTTWIAAIKNEIWGGFPFLALKLSRKALKKFTNDAEILDLQKSAQESTMIPTATAGAVQTISSDIPKDSISKESESDLRKKVLNNTIGVTSEVNIYSDVFDPMFYNAVKYARQTKYGSIIGRVNIDRRLGEYGTQYEVDLYPKIAKGTYAYLNFGISGSSLFPDYRYGAEIFKSLPRSFEISAGLRGLQYDTTTMIYTGSVTWYNGNNYWSFRPYFTPGDNGLSSSGTLTYRKYRSDADNYFGINIGAGISPELNQNYFFENDNRIVNLQSQKLNVSYYFSTHNKQNAWGAQLGIIHQEIPFDQGNYFWISTLALSWEIRFR from the coding sequence ATGACAGGACAAGAAAAAATTTATAGTGGTGACCCTGACGTTTCATTTGCAAAGGCCCGTGATCTGGCTTTTAATAATAGTAGAAAGCAGGCACAGGATACTTTATTGCATATCCTGACTAAATATCCTAATTATCATGATGTTCGCGAATTTTTAGCTTCAACCTATGCCTGGGATGGCGATTATAAAAAAGCAAGAACCGAATTTCAGAAGATTTTGGTAAAAGACCAACACAGGAAAACTACGTGGATAGCAGCCATTAAAAATGAAATATGGGGAGGCTTTCCTTTTCTTGCATTAAAATTATCCCGAAAAGCATTAAAAAAATTCACAAATGATGCTGAAATATTAGACTTGCAGAAAAGCGCACAGGAAAGCACCATGATCCCAACTGCCACTGCCGGTGCTGTACAAACAATATCGAGCGATATCCCGAAGGATTCTATATCTAAAGAATCGGAATCGGATTTGAGAAAAAAAGTGCTAAACAATACTATTGGCGTCACTTCAGAAGTCAATATTTATTCTGATGTATTTGATCCTATGTTTTACAATGCTGTAAAATATGCACGACAAACCAAATATGGAAGTATTATCGGGAGAGTAAACATCGACAGAAGGCTTGGTGAGTACGGAACTCAGTATGAGGTCGATTTATATCCTAAAATTGCCAAAGGAACTTATGCCTATCTGAACTTTGGTATATCCGGTTCTTCTTTATTCCCTGATTATAGATACGGAGCAGAGATTTTCAAATCGCTGCCAAGAAGTTTTGAAATTTCGGCTGGACTCAGAGGTTTGCAATACGATACAACTACCATGATTTATACAGGTTCTGTAACCTGGTATAATGGAAATAATTATTGGTCTTTCCGTCCCTATTTTACTCCGGGTGATAATGGTTTAAGTTCTTCAGGTACTCTAACATACCGAAAATACAGAAGCGATGCTGATAACTACTTTGGCATCAATATCGGAGCTGGAATTTCACCGGAACTTAATCAGAATTACTTTTTTGAAAATGATAACCGAATCGTAAACCTGCAATCGCAAAAACTGAATGTCTCTTATTATTTCTCGACCCATAACAAACAAAATGCCTGGGGCGCACAACTCGGAATCATTCATCAGGAAATCCCTTTTGATCAGGGAAATTATTTCTGGATTTCTACCCTTGCATTGTCCTGGGAAATCCGCTTCAGGTAA